The Candidatus Neomarinimicrobiota bacterium genome includes the window TCGGTGGCTGTGCGCACTACCATGTCAAACTTGCCGTCAAACTTTCTTTCCGGCGGCAGCTCCCGTACCGGTGTGGAACAGGCGGTCTGCAGCTTGGGCATCCCCTCCACCTCCACCATGCACATGCGGCAGCTGCCCACAACCGAGAGGGCTGGATGGTAGCAGTAGTGGGGAATCTCGATGCCGGCCCTCAGGGCGGCATCGAGCACCATGGTGCCATCGGGAACTTCCAGCTCGTGTTCGTCTATTTTAAGCAGGGGCATCAGGCTGCCGCCTCTTTCGGTAAATAGGCTTCGAACTCATCCCTAAATTTTTCCAGGAAAGACCTCATCGGCCAGGCTACCGCTTCCCCGAAGGGGCAAATGGTTTTACCGAAACTAACCTTAGAGAAGTCCACGAGCCCGCCGATATTGTCGGAAATCTCCAGCATCAGGTCGATATCTTCTCGTCTTCCACGACCCTGGGTGAATCGGGAAAGGATCTTGGTCAGCCAGGCGGTGCCCTCCCGGCAGGGGGTGCACTGGCCGCATGACTCATGAGCATAAAAGCGGGCGAGGTTGTAGCAGGCCTGCACCATGTCGGTGGTTTCATCCATCACAATGATCCCCGCCGAGCCCAACATGCTCCCGGCCGCCTTCACTGATGGGAAATCCATCTTCAGATCCTCAATCTCATCTGCGGTAAGGACCGGAGCAGAACTACCACCAGGAATGACAGCTTTCAGCCGTCTGCCCTCCGGGGTGCCACCGGCTTGGCCGAAGATAAGTTTCCTGAGCCTGGTGCCCATGGGTGCCTCGTAGACTCCCGGCTTCTTCACGTGACCACTCAAGCAATAGAGCTTGGGACCCGGGCTGTCTGGACTGGCGCCGATGTTGCGAAACCATTCAGCCCCGTTGTTGATGATATGGGGCAGGTTAGACAAGGTCTCCACGTTATTGACCACCGTGGGGCAGCGCAGATAGCCTTCAATGGCCGGGAAGGGCGGTTTGATCCGGGGCCAACCGCGCTTGCCCTCCAGCGACTCGATGAGACCCATCTCCTCCCCGCAGATGTAAGCTCCAGCACCCCTGTGTACGAGAATGTCAAGGTCGTACTTACTGCCAAAAATGCCTTTACCCAATAGCCCGCTCATACTGCACTCTTCCAGGGCCGTTTCCAACAGCGCAGCTTCTTTGATAAACTCGCCGCGGATATAAATGAAGGCCAAGTGACAGTCAATCGCCTTACATGCGATGATCATTCCCTCGATCATCTGGTGCGGGTTATGGGTAATCAGCAGCCGGTCCTTGAAGGTTCCCGGCTCACTTTCATCGGCATTGCAAATTAAATACTTAGGCCACTTGGAGTCCCTGGGCACAAAGCCCCATTTCACGCCTGCTGGAAAGCCGGCACCACCGCGACCCTGAAGGTTCGAATCCTTCACAACCTGGATAATCTCATCCTTACTCATATCCAGGACTGCCTTGCGAGCTGCCCTGTAGCCTTCGTGGGTTAAATAATATTCGAGGGTAGATGAACCGGGCTGGCCGGCATGCTTGATCAGGATGGGCTGGTACTCACTCACGGCAGTTTGTCCAGTATCCGGTTCAGCTTCTCCGGGGACACTCTCTCGTAATAGTCGTCATTGATCTGTATGACGGGAGCCGTGCCGCAAGAACCCAGGCACTCTACCTTGAGAAGGGTGAACCGGCCGTTCTCCGTCGTCTCTCCTACCTTGATCCGGTACTTGCGCGAAAGGTGATCCACGATCTTGTCAGCCCCGGCCAGGCTGCAGGAAAGGGTATGGCATACTTGAAGCAGATATTTCCCCCTGGGCTGGGTATGAAACATGGTATAAAAGGAGACTGTGTCCATCAGGGATGCCGGGGTGATATCCAGCATCTCCGCCAGGGCTTCAATGGTTTCCGGGGATAGATAGCCCTCCTGTT containing:
- a CDS encoding 2Fe-2S iron-sulfur cluster-binding protein: MPLLKIDEHELEVPDGTMVLDAALRAGIEIPHYCYHPALSVVGSCRMCMVEVEGMPKLQTACSTPVRELPPERKFDGKFDMVVRTAT
- the nuoE gene encoding NADH-quinone oxidoreductase subunit NuoE, which codes for MSFAFTGDRQKRFNALLKIYPDKLSVALPALHLAQEQEGYLSPETIEALAEMLDITPASLMDTVSFYTMFHTQPRGKYLLQVCHTLSCSLAGADKIVDHLSRKYRIKVGETTENGRFTLLKVECLGSCGTAPVIQINDDYYERVSPEKLNRILDKLP
- the nuoF gene encoding NADH-quinone oxidoreductase subunit NuoF, whose product is MSEYQPILIKHAGQPGSSTLEYYLTHEGYRAARKAVLDMSKDEIIQVVKDSNLQGRGGAGFPAGVKWGFVPRDSKWPKYLICNADESEPGTFKDRLLITHNPHQMIEGMIIACKAIDCHLAFIYIRGEFIKEAALLETALEECSMSGLLGKGIFGSKYDLDILVHRGAGAYICGEEMGLIESLEGKRGWPRIKPPFPAIEGYLRCPTVVNNVETLSNLPHIINNGAEWFRNIGASPDSPGPKLYCLSGHVKKPGVYEAPMGTRLRKLIFGQAGGTPEGRRLKAVIPGGSSAPVLTADEIEDLKMDFPSVKAAGSMLGSAGIIVMDETTDMVQACYNLARFYAHESCGQCTPCREGTAWLTKILSRFTQGRGRREDIDLMLEISDNIGGLVDFSKVSFGKTICPFGEAVAWPMRSFLEKFRDEFEAYLPKEAAA